The following coding sequences are from one Panicum hallii strain FIL2 chromosome 5, PHallii_v3.1, whole genome shotgun sequence window:
- the LOC112891496 gene encoding uncharacterized protein LOC112891496, which translates to MDCEPPSSPEAISMHHQTPSHILEAMVEPSTREEMEIRERTMKHVREMGEDRKRSSLKRRLMMRLRKDGYDASLCRSSWVATTEHPGGDYEYIDVVVAGEDGAGAATSSSGSSRLVVDIDFRSQFQLARPAPWYAHLWARLPAVFVGPRAKLRKAVSLLCAAAQRSLRESGLHVPPWRRSGYMQAKWLPRDVTLPGGAPEVAMAQWSVAMGKELGDGPRRSATGGLSIELAGSAAEADGRQGQAAGSMWA; encoded by the exons ATGGATTGTGAGCCACCATCATCACCAGAAGCCATCTCCATGCATCACCAAACTCCAAGCCACATCCTGGAG GCTATGGTTGAGCCTAGCACACGGGAGGAGATGGAGATACGTGAGAGGACCATGAAGCACGTGAGGGAGATGGGGGAGGACAGAAAGAGGAGCAGCTTGAAGAGGAGGCTGATGATGAGGCTCAGGAAGGACGGCTACGATGCATCCCTCTGCAGGTCTTCTTGGGTCGCCACTACTGAGCACCCCGGAG GCGACTACGAGTACATCGACGTCGTGGTGGCGGGGGAggacggcgcgggcgcggccacctcctcctccggctcctCCAGGCTAGTCGTCGACATCGACTTCCGGTCCCAGTTCCAGCTCGCCCGGCCGGCGCCGTGGTACGCGCACCTCTGGGCCCGGCTGCCGGCGGTGTTCGTGGGCCCGCGCGCGAAGCTCCGGAAGGCGGTGTCCCTGCTgtgcgcggcggcgcagcggtcGCTGCGCGAGAGCGGCCTGCACGTCCCGCCGTGGCGGAGGTCCGGGTACATGCAGGCCAAGTGGCTCCCCCGCGACGTGACGTTGCCCGGCGGGGCCCCGGAGGTGGCGATGGCCCAGTGGTCGGTGGCGATGGGGAAGGAGCTCGGCGACGGGCCCCGGCGGTCAGCCACGGGCGGCCTCTCCATTGAGCTGGCCGGCTCCGCCGCTGAGGCGGACGGCCGCCAAGGCCAAGCTGCTGGATCCATGTGGGCGTAG
- the LOC112893734 gene encoding ribosomal lysine N-methyltransferase 3 isoform X2: MDAAAAARRLRAFKRWMRAHGVVCSDALRLDATDPLGVHVCAVAPLREGDLVATIPRGACLTPRTTGAAGAIEAAELGGCLALAVAVMYERARGAESPWDIYLQLLPDRESVPLVWSADEAERLLAGTELDKIVKQDREFLCEDWKECIEPLISSGELDVRPDDFSLDKYFSAKTLVSSRSFQIDSYHGFGMVPLADLFNHKTDGEHVHFTSASDDSDGEDHDELSAASADDQSTIENPTISPSGVGDEDLEMIVVRDANEGEEVYNTYGTMGNAALLHRYGFTELDNEYDIVNIDLAMVTKWCTSIFSGRHARARVSLWRNLGYSGCISQDAEYFEISYDGEPQLELLILLYIITLKPDVYDKLISVAHDLVGDEEHDTIRKVAKFVKVTNSIQSSELNGLEELPDVKRLLHSESTCSALLSLADMRETLYGSNTLKDDEEKLQACCIVSERKLYHSLVLRVSERRILYRLRKYASSRSKTKKRKHP, encoded by the exons atggacgccgccgcagcagcacg ccgcctCCGTGCCTTCAAGCGGTGGATGCGCGCGCACGGCGTCGTCTGCAGCGACGCGCTCCGCCTCGACGCCACCGATCCCCTCGGCGTACACGTGTGCGCCGTCGCGCCGCTCCGCGAGGGCGACCTGGTCGCCACCATCCCGCGCGGGGCGTGCCTCACCCCGCGCACCACCGGCGCCGCGGGGGCAATCGAGGCTGCCGAGCTCGGCGGGTGCCTCGCGCTCGCGGTCGCCGTGATGTacgagcgcgcgcgcggcgccgaaTCGCCGTGGGACATCTATCTCCAACTGCTCCCGGACCGCGAGTCAGTGCCGCTCGTGTGGTCCGCTGACGAGGCAGAGCGCCTGCTCGCGGGCACCGAGCTAGACAAG ATAGTGAAGCAGGACAGGGAATTCCTTTGTGAGGACTGGAAAGAATGCATTGAGCCCCTGATATCATCTGGAGAGCTGGATGTTCGCCCAGATGATTTTAGCTTGGACAAATATTTCTCTGCAAAGACTCTTGTTTCTTCAAGGTCCTTCCAGATAGATAGCTATCATGGATTTGGAATGGTTCCATTGGCTGACCT TTTCAATCACAAGACTGATGGTGAACATGTACACTTCACGTCTGCATCAGATGACTCAGACGGTGAAGATCATGATGAACTAAGTGCTGCTTCTGCTGATGACCAGTCGACTATAGAAAATCCCACGATCAGTCCTTCAG GAGTTGGCGATGAAGATTTGGAAATGATTGTTGTAAGAGATGCCAATGAAGGGGAGGAG GTGTACAATACATATGGTACAATGGGGAATGCTGCTTTGCTTCATAGATATGGTTTCACAGAACTTGACAATGAATATGACATTGTCAACATTGACTTAGCAATGGTCACTAAGTGGTGCACATCCATATTCTCCGGTCGGCATGCAAGAGCAAGGGTATCGCTATGGCGTAATCTGGGTTATTCTGGTTGTATTAGCCAGGATGCTGAGTACTTTGAGATTTCATATGATGGAGAGCCCCAGCTTGAACTTTTAATCCTCCTTTATATCATCACTTTGAAACCTGATGTTTATGACAAGTTGATCAGTGTGGCTCATGATTTAGTTGGCGATGAAGAGCATGATACTATTCGTAAGGTGGCTAAGTTTGTCAAAGTAACAAACTCGATCCAAAGTTCTGAACTTAATGGGCTTGAGGAACTGCCTGACGTGAAGAGATTACTGCATAGTGAGAGCACTTGTTCTGCACTTTTATCACTTGCTGACATGAGGGAGACTCTCTATGGCTCAAACACTTTGAAAGACGACGAGGAAAAGTTGCAAGCATGCTGCATTGTCAGCGAAAGGAAGCTGTATCATTCTCTGGTGCTGCGGGTTAGTGAGAGAAGAATACTTTATAGATTGCGAAAATATGCCTCTAGCAGGTCAAAGACCAAGAAGAGGAAGCATCCCTAG
- the LOC112893734 gene encoding ribosomal lysine N-methyltransferase 3 isoform X1: MDAAAAARRLRAFKRWMRAHGVVCSDALRLDATDPLGVHVCAVAPLREGDLVATIPRGACLTPRTTGAAGAIEAAELGGCLALAVAVMYERARGAESPWDIYLQLLPDRESVPLVWSADEAERLLAGTELDKIVKQDREFLCEDWKECIEPLISSGELDVRPDDFSLDKYFSAKTLVSSRSFQIDSYHGFGMVPLADLFNHKTDGEHVHFTSASDDSDGEDHDELSAASADDQSTIENPTISPSGSGVGDEDLEMIVVRDANEGEEVYNTYGTMGNAALLHRYGFTELDNEYDIVNIDLAMVTKWCTSIFSGRHARARVSLWRNLGYSGCISQDAEYFEISYDGEPQLELLILLYIITLKPDVYDKLISVAHDLVGDEEHDTIRKVAKFVKVTNSIQSSELNGLEELPDVKRLLHSESTCSALLSLADMRETLYGSNTLKDDEEKLQACCIVSERKLYHSLVLRVSERRILYRLRKYASSRSKTKKRKHP; encoded by the exons atggacgccgccgcagcagcacg ccgcctCCGTGCCTTCAAGCGGTGGATGCGCGCGCACGGCGTCGTCTGCAGCGACGCGCTCCGCCTCGACGCCACCGATCCCCTCGGCGTACACGTGTGCGCCGTCGCGCCGCTCCGCGAGGGCGACCTGGTCGCCACCATCCCGCGCGGGGCGTGCCTCACCCCGCGCACCACCGGCGCCGCGGGGGCAATCGAGGCTGCCGAGCTCGGCGGGTGCCTCGCGCTCGCGGTCGCCGTGATGTacgagcgcgcgcgcggcgccgaaTCGCCGTGGGACATCTATCTCCAACTGCTCCCGGACCGCGAGTCAGTGCCGCTCGTGTGGTCCGCTGACGAGGCAGAGCGCCTGCTCGCGGGCACCGAGCTAGACAAG ATAGTGAAGCAGGACAGGGAATTCCTTTGTGAGGACTGGAAAGAATGCATTGAGCCCCTGATATCATCTGGAGAGCTGGATGTTCGCCCAGATGATTTTAGCTTGGACAAATATTTCTCTGCAAAGACTCTTGTTTCTTCAAGGTCCTTCCAGATAGATAGCTATCATGGATTTGGAATGGTTCCATTGGCTGACCT TTTCAATCACAAGACTGATGGTGAACATGTACACTTCACGTCTGCATCAGATGACTCAGACGGTGAAGATCATGATGAACTAAGTGCTGCTTCTGCTGATGACCAGTCGACTATAGAAAATCCCACGATCAGTCCTTCAG GCTCAGGAGTTGGCGATGAAGATTTGGAAATGATTGTTGTAAGAGATGCCAATGAAGGGGAGGAG GTGTACAATACATATGGTACAATGGGGAATGCTGCTTTGCTTCATAGATATGGTTTCACAGAACTTGACAATGAATATGACATTGTCAACATTGACTTAGCAATGGTCACTAAGTGGTGCACATCCATATTCTCCGGTCGGCATGCAAGAGCAAGGGTATCGCTATGGCGTAATCTGGGTTATTCTGGTTGTATTAGCCAGGATGCTGAGTACTTTGAGATTTCATATGATGGAGAGCCCCAGCTTGAACTTTTAATCCTCCTTTATATCATCACTTTGAAACCTGATGTTTATGACAAGTTGATCAGTGTGGCTCATGATTTAGTTGGCGATGAAGAGCATGATACTATTCGTAAGGTGGCTAAGTTTGTCAAAGTAACAAACTCGATCCAAAGTTCTGAACTTAATGGGCTTGAGGAACTGCCTGACGTGAAGAGATTACTGCATAGTGAGAGCACTTGTTCTGCACTTTTATCACTTGCTGACATGAGGGAGACTCTCTATGGCTCAAACACTTTGAAAGACGACGAGGAAAAGTTGCAAGCATGCTGCATTGTCAGCGAAAGGAAGCTGTATCATTCTCTGGTGCTGCGGGTTAGTGAGAGAAGAATACTTTATAGATTGCGAAAATATGCCTCTAGCAGGTCAAAGACCAAGAAGAGGAAGCATCCCTAG
- the LOC112894927 gene encoding uncharacterized protein LOC112894927 isoform X2: protein MVRRLGRGYSLSCIAWSLVGFGLVICFLSFKHQADSGQAHIYLSHLPATRELEDIEEDHFRLPPPHKVNPRAVKRRGPRKQRKVIDDYLEESSAVHALFFPDQRTAVDPTKGGNDTMYFYPGRVWLDTNGNAIQAHGGGVMYDDKTAKFYWYGENKNGPTYQAHPKGAQRVDIIGVSCYSSKDLWSWTHEGIVLPGEPTNVTHDLHKSKVLERPKVIYNDHTGKYIMWMHIDDANYTKASVGVAVSNSPTGPFTYLYSFRPHGFESRDMTVFKDDDGAAYLFYSSRDNTELHISPLTEDYLHITASVKRILIRRHREAPAVFKHQGTYYMITSGCSGWAPNRALAHAADSIMGPWETLGNPCVGGNRFFRLTTFLSQSTFVLPLPGLPGTFIFMADRWSPSNLRDSRYVWLPLFIGGLADEPLDYSFGFPLWSRVSIYWHKKWRLPEAWRVGYT from the exons ATGGTTCGCCGGTTAG GACGTGGATATTCTTTATCTTGTATTGCATGGAGCTTGGTGGGTTTTGGACTCGTTATCTGCTTCCTTTCCTTTAAACATCAAGCAGACAGTGGGCAGGCCCATATTTATTTGAGCCATCTACCTGCGACCAGAGAATTAGAGGACATTGAGGAGGATCATTTCCGCTTGCCACCTCCTCACAAGGTAAATCCTCGTGCAGTGAAAAGGCGGGGGCCTCGTAAGCAACGAAAGGTTATAGATGATTATCTGGAAGAGTCTTCAGCAGTACATGCATTGTTCTTCCCTGATCAAAGAACTGCTGTGGACCCAACAAAAGGGGGAAATGATACCATGTACTTTTATCCTGGTAGAGTGTGGCTAGACACCAATGGAAATGCCATTCAAGCCCATGGTGGCGGGGTTATGTATGATGATAAGACTGCCAAATTCTATTGGTATGGAGAAAACAAAAATGGACCAACATACCAAGCTCACCCCAAAGGGGCACAGCGG GTCGACATCATTGGAGTAAGCTGCTACTCGTCGAAGGACCTATGGTCATGGACTCATGAAGGAATTGTGCTTCCTGGAGAGCCTACTAATGTCACCCACGACCTTCATAAATCAAAGGTGCTTGAGAGACCTAAGGTGATATATAATGATCACACAGGGAAATATATCATGTGGATGCACATAGATGATGCCAACTACACCAAAGCTTCTGTTGGTGTGGCTGTCAGCAACTCTCCAACTGGACCTTTTACTTACCTTTACAGTTTTCGCCCGCATGGTTTTGAGAGTAGAGACATGACGGTCTtcaaagatgatgatggagCAGCTTACCTCTTCTACTCTTCTCGTGACAATACTGAGCTCCACATTAGTCCATTGACGGAGGACTATCTTCACATCACAGCATCAGTGAAGAGAATACTAATAAGGCGACATCGGGAAGCTCCAGCTGTCTTCAAGCACCAAGGAACCTACTACATGATCACCTCTGGTTGCTCAGGCTGGGCTCCCAACAGGGCACTGGCACATGCTGCAGATTCGATCATGGGCCCTTGGGAGACACTGGGAAACCCTTGTGTTGGAGGCAACAGGTTCTTCCGGCTGACAACATTCTTATCTCAAAGCACATTTGTGCTTCCCCTCCCTGGTTTGCCTGGTACATTTATCTTCATGGCGGATAGGTGGAGTCCATCAAACTTGAGAGACTCCCGTTATGTTTGGCTTCCTCTGTTCATTGGAGGGCTGGCAGATGAACCTTTAGACTACAGTTTTGGTTTCCCTTTGTGGTCAAGGGTGTCAATTTATTGGCATAAGAAATGGCGCCTCCCAGAGGCTTGGAGGGTGGGGTATACCTAA
- the LOC112894927 gene encoding uncharacterized protein LOC112894927 isoform X1 — translation MKISKGRKKMRNKQRKSSALGFDAGRGYSLSCIAWSLVGFGLVICFLSFKHQADSGQAHIYLSHLPATRELEDIEEDHFRLPPPHKVNPRAVKRRGPRKQRKVIDDYLEESSAVHALFFPDQRTAVDPTKGGNDTMYFYPGRVWLDTNGNAIQAHGGGVMYDDKTAKFYWYGENKNGPTYQAHPKGAQRVDIIGVSCYSSKDLWSWTHEGIVLPGEPTNVTHDLHKSKVLERPKVIYNDHTGKYIMWMHIDDANYTKASVGVAVSNSPTGPFTYLYSFRPHGFESRDMTVFKDDDGAAYLFYSSRDNTELHISPLTEDYLHITASVKRILIRRHREAPAVFKHQGTYYMITSGCSGWAPNRALAHAADSIMGPWETLGNPCVGGNRFFRLTTFLSQSTFVLPLPGLPGTFIFMADRWSPSNLRDSRYVWLPLFIGGLADEPLDYSFGFPLWSRVSIYWHKKWRLPEAWRVGYT, via the exons ATGAAGATTAGTAAGGGGAGAAAGAAGATGAGGAACAAACAGAGAAAATCATCTGCCCTCGGTTTTGATGCAGGACGTGGATATTCTTTATCTTGTATTGCATGGAGCTTGGTGGGTTTTGGACTCGTTATCTGCTTCCTTTCCTTTAAACATCAAGCAGACAGTGGGCAGGCCCATATTTATTTGAGCCATCTACCTGCGACCAGAGAATTAGAGGACATTGAGGAGGATCATTTCCGCTTGCCACCTCCTCACAAGGTAAATCCTCGTGCAGTGAAAAGGCGGGGGCCTCGTAAGCAACGAAAGGTTATAGATGATTATCTGGAAGAGTCTTCAGCAGTACATGCATTGTTCTTCCCTGATCAAAGAACTGCTGTGGACCCAACAAAAGGGGGAAATGATACCATGTACTTTTATCCTGGTAGAGTGTGGCTAGACACCAATGGAAATGCCATTCAAGCCCATGGTGGCGGGGTTATGTATGATGATAAGACTGCCAAATTCTATTGGTATGGAGAAAACAAAAATGGACCAACATACCAAGCTCACCCCAAAGGGGCACAGCGG GTCGACATCATTGGAGTAAGCTGCTACTCGTCGAAGGACCTATGGTCATGGACTCATGAAGGAATTGTGCTTCCTGGAGAGCCTACTAATGTCACCCACGACCTTCATAAATCAAAGGTGCTTGAGAGACCTAAGGTGATATATAATGATCACACAGGGAAATATATCATGTGGATGCACATAGATGATGCCAACTACACCAAAGCTTCTGTTGGTGTGGCTGTCAGCAACTCTCCAACTGGACCTTTTACTTACCTTTACAGTTTTCGCCCGCATGGTTTTGAGAGTAGAGACATGACGGTCTtcaaagatgatgatggagCAGCTTACCTCTTCTACTCTTCTCGTGACAATACTGAGCTCCACATTAGTCCATTGACGGAGGACTATCTTCACATCACAGCATCAGTGAAGAGAATACTAATAAGGCGACATCGGGAAGCTCCAGCTGTCTTCAAGCACCAAGGAACCTACTACATGATCACCTCTGGTTGCTCAGGCTGGGCTCCCAACAGGGCACTGGCACATGCTGCAGATTCGATCATGGGCCCTTGGGAGACACTGGGAAACCCTTGTGTTGGAGGCAACAGGTTCTTCCGGCTGACAACATTCTTATCTCAAAGCACATTTGTGCTTCCCCTCCCTGGTTTGCCTGGTACATTTATCTTCATGGCGGATAGGTGGAGTCCATCAAACTTGAGAGACTCCCGTTATGTTTGGCTTCCTCTGTTCATTGGAGGGCTGGCAGATGAACCTTTAGACTACAGTTTTGGTTTCCCTTTGTGGTCAAGGGTGTCAATTTATTGGCATAAGAAATGGCGCCTCCCAGAGGCTTGGAGGGTGGGGTATACCTAA
- the LOC112895127 gene encoding uncharacterized protein LOC112895127 — MAATSAAKSLLLCLTAVAFLHHLQFQFPSAAAATSLGRNGSRGGGHGRTLSFTLYQQETINKTAYIVVDGVAGAGVSETTTPFGTIYVFRDDLTVRADRASPVAGVAEGSSITTTLDGLQSLSLAKITVDHRGHRGSVSVLGGTYNTKPSDYPVVGGTGDFAYALGYVRSSPVDLRGRTVTYKMELHLYWPPYAHYAPVPHKPV, encoded by the coding sequence ATGGCGGCCACGAGTGCTGCCAAGAGCCTGCTGCTCTGCTTGACAGCAGTCGCCTTTCTTCACCACCTCCAGTTTCAGTTCCCGTCCGCAGCTGCTGCAACATCGCTCGGCAGAaacgggagcaggggcggcggccacgggaGGACCCTCAGCTTCACGCTGTACCAGCAGGAGACCATCAACAAGACCGCGTACATCGTCGTCGACGGCGTGGCCGGCGCGGGCGTCAGCGAGACCACCACGCCGTTCGGCACCATCTACGTCTTCCGCGACGACCTCACGGTGCGCGCCGACAGGGCCTCCCCGGTGGCCGGCGTCGCGGAGGGGAGCTCCATCACCACCACCCTCGACGGGCTGCAGAGCCTGTCGCTGGCCAAGATCACCGTCGACCACCGCGGCCACCGGGGCTCCGTGTCGGTCCTCGGGGGCACCTACAACACCAAGCCGTCCGACTACCCCGTGGTGGGCGGCACCGGCGACTTCGCGTACGCGCTGGGCTACGTCCGGTCGTCGCCGGTGGACCTGCGGGGACGAACGGTGACGTACAAGATGGAGCTTCACTTGTACTGGCCTCCGTACGCCCACTACGCTCCTGTTCCACACAAGCCCGTATAG
- the LOC112891499 gene encoding uncharacterized protein LOC112891499, with translation MTAGLELCSGFLSYSILIICNDLGITFEEPFGDIYGEGVWRGFSKTVTSNTHRIVVAFASLDGETKFFACTGFFIRWNQSTTILTSASLVRSSGHENKIVENLRIEVFLPNKQRRSGTLPHYNLHYNVALVSVEDYRAPRPASIHHQYFKCSKVAAVGRCFGSGTLMAASGRLVDWTGTHDCKFLVHSSCKITKAGIGGSLVDFDGNVLGMNFYDKKIGTPFLLWNEISNILAYLLEKETGLQCIKAPATSSSRSLSQFRN, from the exons ATGACGGCTGGGCTCGAGCTGTG CTCAGGTTTTCTGTCATATTCTATTCTAATAATTTGTAATGATTTGGGTATTACTTTTGAAGAGCCTTTTGGTGACATATATGGTGAAGGTGTCTGGAGGGGATTCAGTAAAACAGTTACTTCTAACACACATCGCATCGTTGTTGCATTTGCTTCATTGGATG GAGAAACAAAGTTTTTTGCATGCACCGGTTTTTTTATTAGATGGAATCAATCTACAACTATTCTGACATCAGCAAGCTTGGTTAGAAGTTCTGGTCATGAAAACAAGATTGTTGAAAACTTGCGG ATTGAAGTGTTTCTTCCAAACAAACAGCGTAGATCAGGGACATTACCGCATTATAATCTACATTACAATGTTGCTCTAGTCAGTGTCGAGGATTACCGTGCTCCTCGTCCAGCAAGTATCCATCATCAGTACTTCAAGTGTTCTAAGGTAGCAGCTGTAGGCCGTTGCTTTGGATCAGGCACATTAATGGCTGCCAGTGGGCGGCTGGTTGACTGGACGGGCACACATGATTGCAAGTTCCTTGTACATTCCTCATGTAAAATCACTAAG GCTGGGATTGGAGGATCCCTTGTTGATTTTGATGGCAATGTTCTTGGCATGAATTTCTATGATAAGAAAATTGGGACCCCTTTTCTGTTATGGAATGAGATTAGTAACATTTTGGCATATCTTTTGGAAAAGGAAACAG GCCTGCAGTGTATAAAAGCTCCTGCTACCTCCTCGTCGAGAAGCTTAAGCCAGTTCAGGAACTGA
- the LOC112895607 gene encoding extradiol ring-cleavage dioxygenase, protein MGQSQARAGRARPKPDAQHATREEERRGDIARPDAATAGAEKEGEEGRRPPRSPAMDTFFLSHGSPTLSIDDAIPARHFFKSWLPARVAGDRPPRAILVVSGHWETATPAVNVIRGTNDTIHDFYGFPKPMYQLKYPAPGAPDLALRTKELLERAGFGPVKEDHSRGLDHGAWVPLMLMYPAADIPVCQLSVQTDRDGAYHYNLGRALAPLREEGVLVLGSGSATHNLRKMGPMDAPVPQWAAEFDAWLKDALLSGRYEDVNRYEEKAPHARVAHPWPDHFYPLHVALGAAGDAARAEQIHQSWTNATLSYASYRFSTSN, encoded by the exons ATGGGGCAGAGCCAGGCCCGAGCTGGCAGAGCCAGACCCAAACCAGACGCGCAGCACGCGACgcgggaggaggagcggcgcggCGACATCGCGAGGCCAGACGCGGCCACCGCAGGCGCCGagaaggagggggaggaggggcggagacCCCCGCGCAGCCCGGCCATGGACACCTTCTTCCTGTCGCACGGCTCGCCGACGCTCTCCATCGACGATGCGATCCCGGCGCGGCACTTCTTCAAGTCGTGGCTGCCCGCGCGGGTCGCGGGGgaccggccgccgcgcgccatCCTCGTCGTCTCGGGACACTGGGAGACGGCCACGCCGGCGGTCAACGTCATCCGCGGCACCAACGACACCATCCACGACTTCTACGGCTTCCCCAAGCCCATGTACCAG CTCAAGTACCCCGCACCCGGCGCCCCGGACTTGGCCCTGCGGACCAAGGAGCTCCTGGAGCGAGCCGGGTTCGGCCCCGTGAAGGAGGACCACAGCCGCGGGCTGGACCACGGCGCGTGGGTGCCGCTGATGCTCATGTACCCGGCCGCTGACATCCCCGTGTGCCAGCTCTCGGTGCAGACCGACCGCGACGGCGCGTACCACTACAACCTCGGGCGGGCGCTGGCACCGCTGCGGGAGGAGGGCGTCCTCGTCCTCGGCTCCGGCAGCGCCACGCACAACCTGCGCAAGATGGGGCCCATGGACGCGCCCGTGCCGCAGTGGGCCGCCGAGTTCGACGCCTGGCTCAAGGACGCGCTCCTCAGCGGAAGGTACGAGGACGTGAACCGGTACGAGGAGAAGGCGCCGCACGCGAGGGTGGCGCACCCGTGGCCGGACCACTTCTACCCGCTGCACGTCGCGCTGGGCGCCGCCGGGGACGCCGCGAGGGCGGAGCAGATCCACCAGAGCTGGACCAACGCTACGCTCTCCTACGCTTCCTACAGGTTCTCCACCAGCAATTGA